One genomic region from Rubidibacter lacunae KORDI 51-2 encodes:
- a CDS encoding HhoA/HhoB/HtrA family serine endopeptidase yields MSIIARLQHIIVVGIAVAILTFGIEGNARADAIALNSSTLPVGSSFVSDAVEAVGPAVVRIDTEATIEQSNPFAEDPFFRQFFGEDFFPALPQERTVRGQGSGFIVDRSGIVLTNAHVVSNTDRVVVTLRDGRRYEGTVCGSDPLTDLAVVDIDDGDDLPVVALGDSDLVRVGDWAIAVGNPLGLDNTVTLGIISTLERSSAKVGIPDKRLDFLQTDAAINPGNSGGPLLNGRGEVIGINTAIRADANGIGFAIPVNKAKEIYPTLARGEQIDHPYIGIRLMTLTPAYAARVNSDPNSTIVLPETNGVLVLAVERGTPSEQAGLRRGDAIVAVDGEAIASAEQLQRQIENSKIGRAIELKVLRGEMERLLSVKPMQMPMS; encoded by the coding sequence ATGAGCATCATCGCGCGGCTGCAGCACATCATCGTAGTAGGGATCGCGGTTGCGATTTTGACTTTCGGTATTGAGGGGAACGCCCGTGCGGACGCGATCGCCCTCAACTCGTCGACCTTGCCGGTGGGCAGTAGTTTTGTGAGCGATGCTGTCGAAGCGGTCGGTCCAGCCGTAGTGCGCATCGACACCGAAGCCACGATCGAGCAATCCAACCCGTTTGCAGAAGACCCTTTTTTTCGGCAGTTTTTCGGTGAGGACTTTTTTCCAGCCCTGCCGCAAGAGCGGACTGTTCGCGGTCAAGGATCCGGGTTCATTGTCGATCGCAGCGGCATCGTCTTGACTAACGCACACGTCGTCAGCAATACGGATCGCGTGGTCGTTACCTTAAGGGACGGGCGGCGTTATGAGGGAACGGTTTGTGGTAGCGACCCGTTAACCGATCTAGCAGTTGTAGACATCGACGATGGCGATGACTTGCCCGTGGTCGCACTCGGCGACTCCGACCTCGTCCGCGTTGGGGACTGGGCGATCGCGGTGGGCAACCCGCTCGGTTTGGACAACACAGTCACCCTGGGGATAATCAGCACGCTGGAGCGCTCGAGCGCGAAAGTCGGTATTCCCGACAAACGCTTGGATTTTCTCCAAACGGATGCCGCTATCAACCCGGGCAACTCCGGCGGACCGCTCCTCAACGGCCGCGGGGAAGTCATCGGTATCAATACTGCTATCCGCGCTGACGCTAACGGGATCGGCTTTGCCATTCCGGTCAACAAAGCCAAAGAAATCTATCCAACGCTCGCGCGCGGCGAGCAAATCGACCATCCCTACATCGGCATTCGCCTGATGACCCTGACACCAGCTTACGCTGCCCGGGTCAACAGCGATCCGAACTCGACAATTGTGCTGCCAGAAACCAATGGTGTGCTTGTGCTGGCAGTGGAGCGTGGGACGCCCTCCGAGCAGGCAGGATTGCGGCGCGGCGACGCAATTGTCGCGGTCGACGGTGAGGCAATCGCGTCGGCGGAGCAGTTGCAGCGGCAGATAGAGAACAGCAAGATCGGTCGGGCAATTGAGCTCAAGGTTCTGCGCGGCGAGATGGAACGCCTGCTGTCGGTTAAACCGATGCAGATGCCAATGTCCTAG
- a CDS encoding DUF2237 family protein: protein MSEAKNVLGESLAPCCTDPMTGYFRTGTCDTGAGDFGAHVVCAQVTEEFLEFTKMRGNDLSTPQPGFGFPGLKPGDRWCLCAARWQEAVDAGVAPPVVLAATHVTALEFVSHRELELHAIDKKD from the coding sequence GTGTCCGAAGCTAAAAATGTTCTCGGCGAGTCCCTAGCTCCTTGCTGTACCGATCCGATGACTGGGTACTTTCGCACCGGCACCTGCGACACGGGAGCGGGCGACTTCGGAGCTCACGTGGTATGTGCACAAGTAACTGAAGAGTTTCTGGAATTCACAAAAATGCGTGGGAACGATCTCAGCACTCCCCAGCCAGGGTTTGGCTTTCCCGGACTGAAGCCGGGCGATCGCTGGTGCCTTTGCGCCGCACGTTGGCAGGAAGCTGTCGATGCCGGTGTGGCTCCGCCCGTGGTACTGGCAGCCACGCATGTAACTGCACTGGAGTTTGTTTCCCATCGCGAGCTAGAGCTTCACGCAATCGACAAAAAGGATTAG